The genomic interval GAAATGACTGCATTCTCTGGAAAAGTCGGGTTAGGTTCTGCTTACGTGTCCTAAGCTGGGTCCACtgaggaaaaacacacagaggtcaaactaattatatatatatatatatatatatatatatatatatatatatatatatatatatatatatatatatatatatatatatatatatatgaacaacacaaacaaacacaatataagGGGTGTAAGATACAACATAGTGAGTTTACCTTCTCATCCCATTGCCACACCTTCCACAGATCATTAATGTTGAGCTCTGGCTCCACATACTCCTTCCTGTAGAAAGCGATAAAGGGAACCTGCACGATGAAAGAGAGGAACAGGAATCAATTCAATGCTCATTTTAGAGCCAACTTTTACCGGTcccattacagttaccagtGGATCAAAATGATAAACACTACATATagatctaaaaataaatggaaataataaaatattagataacTCTGCATTTAAAATGCTTGTTAATGCTGGGCTAGGTGATTTTGTTTATATCTTTCAGATCTCATGCTACTCTTGAGCCAGCATGGTGCAAATCTTGGATATACAGTGATATCCTTTGTAACAAGTTATTAGTGCGATAAAAATGGTATAGtactctgttttgttttgttttttacatttcattttaaaatacagatttattttggTAAACTGCTGTTCTATAAAAAAGGTACCTCGAAGTGTTGGTTCCTCATAAAGTTGAGTGCCTCCTTGATCTTTGCAATGGTACTGGGGCCTCTCCTGCTAAAGTTAGTGGTGGTTCCCCGGTCCAGGTAGTCTGTGCTCTCCTAGAATGTAGGCCAACAGTTATCCTTACCACTGAGGGTTATGGAATTTAAATACATTCAGAAACATAAGAAGCTTTACAATACCTGCATGGATATAGTGGGTGTAGAGAAAGCATTTCTATAGATCCATTCAGCCTCTTCCTCTAGTTCATCATCCTCAGCAGGCTTCACAGGTATAGTGCGCAACTGGAGACCACAATCGCAGACAATAATTTTCCAATGACTTTAGGCACATAATTCAACATCATCAAAATGTGCCAAAAGCGACTCGTTTCCATCAATCtgacaaataaacacaatgttGGTGATCCAAAATAGTTGGGATTGACGTGTTCATCATTAATTTCTTTTACACTGcaattttttgtttgatttcccTGCCTTTTCATAAGCTATACATAAAAGGGAAAGATGTTCACAAGCGTCTTTATGAAAGCATGAATCAAGTCTCACATCTGAGCTGCTAGTCTGAGTCAAGTAtcagggatgctccgatcaatCAGCCGccaatcggtatcggccgataatcacGTTCTACGACTCGATCGGTAGTCTCTAAATTTAGCCGATCGCACGTTGATGACATAAAAACATGTGAGGACATAAAACACTTGATGTCGTAAAATGTACCATTTGAAAGAACGAAAAATTTACCATTTGCCAAGTATTTTTAAAGGCCTATTAAAATGTCGgttgtaaaatgaatatttgttgtgtttatttatttgattctcaattaaaacaacaatctacAACAACAATCAAACATACAACATAACCAAGGCAACATCTGTGGCATTAATTTAcctgaaaaaaagaagtcaaCAGTGACGGTCAGCAGAAAGCTTACACATCATTTGTATAAAGCTTGAACCATCGAGATTGGCCGATCATGACAACAAGAAATCGGTAATCGGCATTGGctgcaaaaatcctgatcggagcatcccttcAAAAGCATCTATTCAAAAGTCTTTAATTGTGAGTTTTAAAATGGTGTTGtctgtaatatactgtaatagtCAATTTTCTGATGCCGGGTGGGAGTGCAGGTTTAATGTGACTGCACAAACCAACCTGGAACCTCTCAGGCATATCCGTGGAACGTATTTCATTGTCTTGATCAGTCATATGACTGCTTTCCAGCTCACTGGGCTCGTAGATCTCGAAGATGCTGCGGCGGCCCACtctcctctttgtctgcttCTTTGGTCGATCCCATGCTTCATCATCCtgatcctcctcttcctcctcagcaTGATCGTATGCCTCGGGGTCAAACTCGGCAAAGTCAAAGTCACCACCAAAAATTTCTTGGGCCTCTTGTAAAGCACtacaatgtttaaaaagtaaaataaataaataaataaaagggtggGGTTGTCActtaacagaaaaacatttataCCAAATatatggagaagaaaaaaaaccctgacacaTTTCCATCTAAAAACAACATACATTTCACTGATGTACAGGGTATCATGGTTACTTACGCATCAGTATAGCCAGTAAAtttctttcccttctttttGGTGATGGGCTGTCCATCATCATCCACAATGAAATCATCTATGTCTGTACAGATCAAAACAACACATGTAAATAACAGCATAAATGGCATAATGGTATTCAATCTTGAATGCCACACGCTGCTTGAAACGCTACCCGAttcctctccctcttcttcctcttcatcatccCCTGGGTGCAGTGCTTCTCCACCTTCTCCACCTTCTTCACCTTCCCCATCACCATCCCTGGTAAAGATCTCATCTGCAATCTGGTCTTTCTCATCGTCTTCACCATCGTCGTCCATTGTTCTCACACGTGAGTACTTCTTTTTCTGTGCCAGTAAAAATGATTTCAGTTTCACGGCTATGGTGTAAACAGTATTACTAACAAAGCGCAGGAGTGGGGTGGGGGTTGATTGGACAGCACGGAACAGTCTTAGTGAGTGTGCTTATTAATAGATAGTACAAGAAAATTTGCATATAATgagtgcaattttttaaaaatgcacactATTACTAACTAATCTTATTATTGGCATGAAAACCAATTGAAACAACTCACTCAATACCATCCTGAGTAAATCAGTATTAGGGCAAAGTGGCTGGGACTGTTTGGTTTAGCATTGATAGCTCAGTAGTTAAGATGCTGGACTACTAACTGGAAGGTcgtgagctcaaatcccagcacttgAACAAGGaatttaaccctcaactgctcagtaaCTGTAAATCGCTCTTGAtgagggtgtctgccaaatggcataaatgtattttatgtaaaattGTGACAAAGGTCATATAGGATTAGTCACATTGCCACGTATCAAAAGTGCACATAATACAAAAGTGGCCAAAGCAGGAATCGAAAACgtccgttttttttttgctgctgacACTGTAATGAAGAAATATCATAACTAAgcaaataaaaactgcattctAGGCACTTTTCACAATGCCTATACTGTTTATGTACAAGGTTTACAAACAACCTAATCATCTATAGCCAGCAGGAGCAATTTCAGGAAATAAGGCTTCTGCAGACTCACCCTCTTCATTTTAACCCCCAGGTTCTCTTCAATAAGGTccagatcatcatcatccagaAGATCATCATAATCTGGAAGAGAAGGACAAAACTTACACCACTGagctcatttaaaacaaacaaccacccccgccccccaactaacacacgcacacacagataTGGTGTATTAAAAGCCTTCAAGACTTCTAAGCTATGAGTCTTATCCTACGTTTCCACTTGTtctggtaatgatgatgatgaatcaACAATTTCTCAATAATTAGTCCCTCCGTGATTTAGCGATTTTGTGATCGCtggaatgaacacaaaatcaaggaaacgatgcaatattcgcaggagctcgcaatttttctaaattattgcagattttctgcagagtTGGGCCaggacacgtcatgtgacattatcacaacacgcattcagctaAAGCCCCCTTCAACTCACGTGGCATTgatcatgagtacagctaaaaggtctcacttGCCaacaaacaatttcatgcagttGCAATTTCGTCAATTCAAGTAATGCTctgccaaaaataaaaacacaaaaaactctgctaATTGCACTGCAAATTttgggtgaaaaaaaacaaaacacagcaaaatcaagcatcttTGTatgcaacaataaaaaaaaagccacgaaatcctgtatggacagACTAATATGCAAGTTAGTTATAGTTTGGAAaagggaccaaaaaaaaaccacatacaaaaaaaacacaacccaaaATATAAGCTATTGTATTATCTTTTCTGAAATGCAACAAAAGCATAAGTGAACACTAACCGCGCTTCCGGCGACGATGTCGGACCTCCTCTCCAGAGTCGCTGTCGCCTCCTCCGCTTctattctcctcctcctcctcctcttcctcctccacgtTGTCATCATCAATAAGTCCTCTCAGGTTCCCATGTTCATCTTGATCCTCTGTGTTCTCCTCTTCGTCTtcttaaaaaaagcaaaaaacacagcaaaacagGGACCCATATCTGATTAAACTTATACATAGTGATGCAGGTGAAACAATcacacatttcatttgaataacacCGCACAAGCTTATATAACttggctaataataataatgcactaaTAAGAGGTACATGTAATAAAGTGCTCACTGAATGTAAAGCACAATACTGATGTCAGCCTGTACATTTAGATGTAATCTGCCTGGTATCAGTGTGCTGGTTGAATTATCCTGCCTAAGACTTCTTTACCGTCATCGTCGTCTTCCATAAACCTCTGCGTCTTCTTGGGCTTCAGATCCTTCTCCTCGAACTCCTCCTCAGACTCCTCCGCCTCGCTCTCGATGAAGTCTGACATGTCTGCAAGGACTATTGAAAGATTTTGCACACAAAACCTTTACATCACTGGATTTTAAAAACAGCAGCTCTATGCAACTAAAGCAAACTCCTCGTGACAGGCTGGATAAGGTAATGTGATTTGCATAAACCAGCTGCACGAAATACTAAATCTCTCTCAGAACAcgaaataaaaacagcaaattaaaaacagtaatCCTCTGTCCTAAATGATATGAAGCTTCTGCATACAGAAATCACGGCAACAAATCTAAAGCTGAGAAAATACCAGCAGCAGTTACTAAAGAGTACATTTTCTAAAAAAGCACttggtgtattttatattaCCAACAGCACATCAGAGAATAAATTTGACTGGGGTAAACCCCTTTTGGCGCAGACACTTAACTAATAGCACTAATATTTTTACAGCCACTTTAACCGCATTGACGTTGGCTGGCTACATAGCTAACCGGTATACTgatataaaaaacacacacacacacacacacacacacacacacacacacacacacacacacacacaattaacatCCACTCAGTTACGAAAACAACTATTTCTCGCCCAAAGTACAGATTTCCCAGCGCAGTCCGAAAACGTAGAGGAAATGTTAGCATGTGCAAGCAAGAAAACAAGGCCTTCAGGGGCACAGCTAACGCAACTAGCTAGACGACGCAGCTAAACAAGgataaaattaacatttatatCTAGACTAAATTGTTCCTAGGATTTGGCGTCTTTTAGATATAATTTGTTAACATACTTACGTTCCCCTGCGGTGTGGATCACTTAAAAtcgtgaaaaaaaatatattaaggaTAAAAAGGAAGAGAACGTTTCGGGCAGCTAACAACAAAAATGGTCGACGGAAAGCTGCGTGATTTTGCTTCCGCTCTGGAATATGTAACATCCGGTGTAAAAGGGACAACTGTGTAAATAGGACGTTAGTTTGATTGATGTTCGCGGAAGGGCCACACGAATGAAGCTCAAATGAACACCGATTAAATACGAGCTGAAAACGAAATGGACTAAATAGTGTGATATAGATATTTTCCTCTGCGATATGAAAAAGTGCCCCATTGGGTTAAGCCAGACATGTCAACGGCGCCGCCATCTTGGATAGGGCAACTGGTTaaaattttgaatttaataGTCTTTAAATTAAAGATTAGATTATTGGATTTTCATGTTATCTAGGCACTCTGTCACAATCTGCTTAGACTTAAAGGTAAATTACTGTGTGGTGGCtttataatggatttaatggtggcatagtggttagcatgccTGACTCACACCGCTGGGGTTGGGGCTCAATTCCCACTTCTGCCcagtgtgcatggagcttgcatgttctccccgtgctttgggggtttcctctgaaaCGATGGCACCCCTTCCAGGATGTCCCtggagataggctccaggctccctgcgaccctgtgtaggataagcggtacagaaaacggGGGAAGGAATTAAGAATGCTACCAATTTACATTTGATACATGGCCTGCAACTGTAATTTATTATGTCGCTGGAAAAGGTCAcgtgtactgaatactgaaatgtactgaatactgaagcaTACTTATGTTCCCCTGCGGTGTGGGTcggtgaaaaaaatatattaagggTAAAAAGGAAGAGAACATTTCGGCCAGCTAACAACAAAAATGGCAGACGGAAAGCTGCGTGATTTTACTTCAACTCTGGAAAATGTAACATCCGGTGTAAAAGGTACAACTGTGTAAATAGGACGTTAGTTTGATTGATGTTCGTGGTAGGGCCACACGAATGAAGCTCAAATGAACAGCGATTAAAtataaactgaaaatgaaatggaCTAAATAGTGTGATACAAATATTTTCCTCTGCGATATGAAAAAGTGCCCCATTGGGTTAAGCCACACATTTCAGTGTATAAAATACTaagtatggaatactgaagtgtatgtaATACGAAGTACGGAATACTGTAATGTATAAACTACTaagtactgaatactgaagtgtataaaATACTAAGTACGGAATACTaaagtgtactgaatactgaagtatataaaatactaagtatggaatactgaagtgtatgtaATACTAattacagaatactgaagtgtataaaATACTAAGTACGGAATATTGAAGTGTACATAATACTAagtatggaatactgaaatttataaaatattgagtacggaatactgaagtgtataagCTACTaagtacggaatactgaagtgtataaaCTACTcagtacggaatactgaagtgtataaaATACTAAGTACTGAATACTGAACTGTATGTAATACGAggtacagaatactgaagtgtatgtaATACTAATTACgaaatactgaagtgtataaaATACTAAGTACGGAATATTGAAGTGTATATAATACTAAGTGTGGAATACTGAAGTTTATTAAATACTaagtatggaatactgaagtgtaaatAATACTGAATACAGAAGTGTATTGAATACTGAGGATGAATTTGAATAGTGGCTGCACCACCACGCTGACCCAATAACATGTTAAACAACTACGCTCTAAatctttgtttttgctatacactgaagacatttgggattgagatcaaaatatgaatatgagatgacagaTCGGAATTTCAGCgctcatttcctgatatttactgcgatgggttggcaccccgtccagggtgtcccctgcctcatgccccgagTTCTCTtttgataggctccaggctccctgcaactctgtgtaggataactgGTACaaaatatggatggatggatttcctgatatttacatctagacatgttaaataacttagaacatggcacatttgAACAAAAGTATTGGAAGTGATAgtcttaaattaaataacacttaatatttagtCGCATATCCTTTGCTTGAAATAACTGCATAAACttggtgacccactgacatcactaaactgttgcattcttcttttgtgttgcttttccaggccttcactgcagcctctttctgttgttgtttgttttgaggggtttctcccttcagtctcctcttcaggaggtgaaatgcttctcaactgggttaaggtctgatgaTTGACATGGCCAGTCTAATACCTTACACTTTTATTCCCTGATggagtcctttgttgtgttggcagtgctttttgggtcgttgtcttgctgcttgATGACGTTCCTCCCAGTTAGATTGGATGAATTTCTCTGCagattggcagacagaatgtttctgtagacttctgaattcattctgctgctaccaacatgagttacatcatcaagaAAGATTAGTCATCCTGTTTCAGatgcagccatgcaagcccaagccatgccACTACCTCCACCGGATGGCCCACGTCCACCCGAACGAAAGCCGAGCCAAAAGAACAAAGCAAAGGAAAGCCAGTTTTGTAAAAGTATGAAACACTTACAGATAACCTATCCACTTCATTAACAGTGCATGTCTGCAGCGGGAAAGCGTTCCTTAATCACAAATAATAACTAAACCAACACTGGGTTGTTTTCTGCATTCAGGTCCCATGTGCTCATTATTACTGGCCTTGCCATTATAAATTAAGGTGGTCATGATGTAAAACTGGGGTGAGCAAGTGGTGCTTTTCCAGAATATATATGAGATTGCTAGACTTTTGTCGTGATTTCGTGGtgtttacaatttatttgtcaaaatgaaaaaataagctTCATATAAAACTACACACATGCAATAGGTGTTCTCAGCATATTGAGTTGACACTCAGAGAcagatgagaaaataaaaatgaactgaCTTAGTAAGGTGTCGGGCCACCTAAACCAAACATCTGCCATATTTAATACTCAGTCGAGCTGATCTTCAGAGGGGGTCTATGGAGTTTACATGAAGTTTAGGAATTACATTGGCCAAAGATAGTTTTATACACTGTTTGTGGTTGATTTGAAACAGCAGGACACTGACCTACAGGAAGTAGAGGCGATGGTGGAAGGCAGGTCCAGCTGCACGcctgtactgtacagtacaccGCTCCAGACCACAGGAAGGCGCGCCATCTAACAACACGCGCTTCTTCGTTATTGTTCTGGGATGACGTTgctctcattctgtctttcaGACTCGTCTGTGGAGCTTACAGCAATGGGAAAACACATTGTTGCCTTGGTGCTTTTCTGCCTCTCGACTTTCTTGTCGTGTGTGTGTAGCTTCTCCTTTGGCTCGGAAATCAGTTTTGTCACGTGCGGCTCGGTGGTGAAGCTGTTGAACGTTCAGCACAATGTCAGACTGCATTCTCACGACGTGCGCTACGGCTCCGGTGAGTGAACAGGGTTCAGAGCTACGCGACAATATGCACACGACTGTATTTAATTCAGCAACGTCTGATACTGTGTACattgatttgggacacagcctaaGCGCTAACAAGGTGTTTTGATTGGTTGTTGGTGGTTTTAATACGATTCTGAGTtttcattggtcagaaagtgttgattggTTTTCTATCACAGCAGCGCTGACGGTAGTtccggctgcaaggcaaatcacagctttatatcaatttatatctcatatataataacagctcattcacagggtgGACGATGTACGTCATGTAAGGctaataacaaatgaataaaaaaagttttaaaaacgtgtaattgttgatTATGGTGAATGAAAGGGTCTCAGGGAGTAAGGTGGTAAAGGGGTTAGAATGTTTGCTACGCACCTCCAGGgatggggttcgaatcccacctccgccctgtgctTGTGGGGCTTGCCTGTTctcccgtgcttcgggggtttcctccgggtactctgctttcctcccccagtcaaaaaACATGCGTtataagctgattggcatttccaaattgtcagtgtgtgtgagagagagagattgtgccctgctatgggatggcaccccatccaggatgtcccccaccCTGTGCCCCAGGTCCCcatggataggctccaggctcccctgtgaccctgtgtaggataagcagtatggaatatggtttaatggatggatggaaggaatcTCGAGTGTCACCTTTTATAACGTATGTTTTCCGATGCAGGAAATTCTTTAGTACAAGGGGGAGTTTGTGCTTTCTGTTTGACAAGCtagctattattattaactataagagagagaggaaaaaagaggctggtgagggaatgactgtttatagctgtttataACATAGGTGATAATAGGAATCTTGTCTCACAAGTCATTCATTACTAAATGACAAATGGTAATCATTGgctaattgctgtggtatttggTAAACAcctcaggacatgctgttataggaaaatgatcaacgactgggtggtgtgatgaggccTGACATGAAGCAGATTATATTTGTTCCCGAGTGTTGTATTCCTATTATACCTCAGCAATTTTCCAACGAAAGccatttttattgattaaagaagacacatcaaatgttttatcattaatttaaatttggggtttgttttgcAGTCagaactactatcagagctgctgttatatgaaatcaATCAACacagtcagatttgagaattaaaCAGCGCTCTAGTATAAGACGTAGTGAATGACGTGATCTACGGTTTGCTTTATTACAACATTAATATATCCCTTTCTATAACTGAATTAAGAATGCATGAACTTTTGAAAGCCACTTAAAAGGTTTGGCTGGATTCTGATATACTTCTTagaaattgtattgtattttaatatataaatgttatagaaattaatcgtgtttttttttgtgtgtgtctctgtgtgtgtctctgtgtgtgtctctgtgtgtgtctctgtgtgtgtgtgtgtcaggtagTGGCCAGCAGTCTGTGACTGGAGTGACCACAGTGGAAGACAGCAACAGTTACTGGAGCGTGCGTGGCACCAGTGGGGCGGGTTGTCATCGAGGGACTCCAGTCAGATGTGGCCAGAACATCAGACTCACACACGTGAACACAGGCCGAAATCTGCACAGCCACTACTTTGCATCTCCGCTGTCGTCCAACCAGGTTTATAAGcattaaattgaataaaattgaatataaaaacattatattCAGTTTGTTGGTAATGTATAAAATTGATat from Ictalurus furcatus strain D&B chromosome 18, Billie_1.0, whole genome shotgun sequence carries:
- the sdf2 gene encoding stromal cell-derived factor 2; this translates as MTLLSFCLSDSSVELTAMGKHIVALVLFCLSTFLSCVCSFSFGSEISFVTCGSVVKLLNVQHNVRLHSHDVRYGSGSGQQSVTGVTTVEDSNSYWSVRGTSGAGCHRGTPVRCGQNIRLTHVNTGRNLHSHYFASPLSSNQEVSAFGEDGEGDHLDEWTVLCGGSVWQRDESVRFQHSATEALLSVTGEQYGRPIQGQREVHAMTSSSQHSYWKAMEGVFMKPSETGPKDFSSSTHTEL